From the Streptomyces syringium genome, one window contains:
- a CDS encoding cytochrome P450 family protein, whose translation MPGPGNGPQPDAHEMYTPQARVDPYPVYARLRREAPVHLIRDPNGIEHWLVTRYEDARAALADNRLSRDPQHAWEALRRSGLYPEGGEGSEPHLLNSDPPDHTRMRKLVAKAFTPRRVEAMRPRIQQITDALIDAVAPHGTADLIPALAFPLPITVICELLGVPVEDRADFRVWSTAALTPTYTEGSTMPPHEANRLLREYFTALVTERRRALRAAGDDTETQPDLLSALIVASTEDGRLTEQELISTAGLLLVAGHETTVNLIGNGLLALLKDRRQLELLRSRPELLPQAVEEFLRYDGPVERAMLRVATEDVEIGGVLVPKGAIVTVGVASAHRDPARYPEPDRLDITRVDRSHLGFGHGIHFCVGAPVSRMEGQIAVGTVLRRLPDLALDERAGPLCWRPTGVLRGLEALPVRFTPVAPAGR comes from the coding sequence ATGCCCGGTCCGGGGAACGGTCCACAGCCCGATGCCCACGAGATGTACACGCCCCAGGCCCGCGTCGACCCGTACCCGGTCTACGCGCGGCTGCGGCGCGAGGCGCCCGTGCACCTGATCCGCGACCCGAACGGCATCGAGCACTGGCTGGTCACCCGCTACGAGGACGCCCGCGCCGCGCTCGCCGACAACAGGCTCTCGCGCGATCCGCAGCACGCCTGGGAGGCGCTGCGCCGGTCCGGGCTCTATCCCGAGGGCGGGGAGGGCTCGGAACCGCACCTGCTCAACAGCGATCCGCCCGACCACACCCGCATGCGCAAGCTCGTCGCCAAGGCGTTCACGCCCCGCCGGGTGGAGGCCATGCGGCCGCGCATCCAGCAGATCACCGACGCCCTGATCGACGCCGTCGCCCCGCACGGCACCGCCGACCTGATCCCGGCGCTGGCCTTCCCGCTGCCCATCACGGTGATCTGCGAGCTGCTCGGAGTGCCGGTGGAGGACCGCGCGGACTTCCGCGTCTGGAGCACGGCGGCCCTGACGCCCACGTACACCGAGGGCTCGACGATGCCACCGCACGAGGCGAACCGGCTGCTGCGCGAGTACTTCACCGCCCTCGTCACCGAACGCCGCCGGGCGCTGCGGGCGGCCGGTGACGACACGGAGACACAGCCGGACCTGCTGAGCGCCCTCATCGTGGCCTCCACCGAGGACGGCCGGCTCACTGAACAGGAGCTGATCTCCACGGCCGGCCTGCTGCTGGTCGCCGGTCACGAGACGACGGTCAACCTCATCGGCAACGGCCTGCTGGCCCTCCTGAAGGACCGGCGGCAGCTGGAGCTGCTGCGCTCGCGGCCCGAGCTGCTGCCTCAGGCGGTGGAGGAGTTCCTGCGCTACGACGGGCCGGTGGAGCGGGCGATGCTGCGGGTCGCCACCGAGGACGTGGAGATCGGCGGCGTGCTCGTCCCGAAAGGCGCCATCGTCACCGTGGGCGTCGCCTCCGCCCATCGCGATCCGGCGCGGTACCCGGAGCCGGACCGGCTGGACATCACCCGGGTCGACCGCTCCCACCTGGGTTTCGGGCACGGCATTCACTTCTGCGTCGGGGCCCCGGTGTCGCGGATGGAGGGGCAGATCGCGGTGGGCACCGTGCTGCGCCGACTGCCCGACCTCGCGCTCGACGAGAGGGCCGGGCCCCTGTGCTGGCGGCCCACGGGCGTGCTGCGGGGGCTGGAGGCGCTGCCGGTGCGCTTCACTCCGGTGGCTCCTGCCGGCCGGTGA
- a CDS encoding methyltransferase, which yields MDRCDSTGVQEFVTRFLDDVSGGMVSIMCALGDRLGLFTALATGGPADSTELAARTGLDERYVREWLHGLTSAGYLEAQDARFALPAEHAAVLAHEDSPFFMGGAARLVPALSLMLDTVADAFRSGRAVPHERYPDALFHTMWQMSSSWLGTLLLPQWIPAVDGLAERLEAGARVAHLRSGGGHALVLLARAYPRSRCTGYDALRLNVEHARREAAAAGVDKRVEFVHTGASEALPATGDHALVLALDVLHDAPDPQVALRAVRAALADDGVLLLLESNGADHPTDNRGSAAALLYGTSVLYSVPVARDGAALGMLGLPAARLRELCAGAGLRSVRQLPAPTPLNALYEIRP from the coding sequence ATGGACCGATGCGACAGCACGGGCGTGCAGGAGTTCGTCACCCGCTTCCTGGACGACGTCAGCGGCGGCATGGTCAGCATCATGTGCGCCCTCGGCGACCGTCTGGGCCTCTTCACCGCACTCGCCACCGGCGGCCCGGCCGACAGTACCGAACTCGCCGCCCGTACGGGCCTGGACGAGCGGTACGTCCGTGAATGGCTCCACGGCCTCACCTCGGCGGGCTACCTCGAGGCACAGGACGCGCGCTTCGCCCTGCCGGCCGAGCACGCGGCGGTGCTGGCGCACGAGGACTCGCCGTTCTTCATGGGCGGTGCGGCCCGCCTCGTGCCCGCCCTGTCGCTGATGCTCGACACCGTCGCCGACGCCTTCCGCTCGGGCAGGGCCGTCCCGCACGAGCGGTACCCGGACGCCCTCTTCCACACGATGTGGCAGATGAGCTCCAGCTGGCTGGGGACCCTGCTGCTGCCGCAGTGGATCCCCGCGGTCGACGGCCTGGCCGAACGGCTCGAGGCCGGGGCCCGGGTGGCCCACCTCCGCAGCGGCGGCGGGCACGCCCTGGTCCTGCTCGCCCGGGCGTACCCCCGCTCGCGCTGCACCGGCTACGACGCGCTGCGGCTCAACGTCGAGCACGCGAGGCGGGAGGCGGCCGCCGCCGGGGTCGACAAGCGGGTGGAGTTCGTCCACACCGGCGCGTCGGAAGCACTGCCGGCGACGGGCGACCACGCCCTGGTCCTGGCCCTGGACGTGCTCCACGACGCGCCGGACCCGCAGGTCGCGCTGCGCGCGGTCCGGGCGGCCCTCGCCGACGACGGGGTGCTCCTGCTCCTCGAGAGCAACGGCGCCGACCACCCCACCGACAACCGGGGCTCGGCAGCTGCCCTGTTGTACGGCACGAGCGTGCTCTACAGCGTGCCGGTCGCACGGGACGGGGCGGCGCTGGGAATGCTCGGTCTGCCGGCGGCCCGGCTGCGGGAGCTGTGCGCGGGGGCGGGGCTGCGGTCGGTGCGGCAGTTGCCGGCGCCGACGCCGCTCAACGCGCTGTACGAGATCCGGCCTTAG
- a CDS encoding ABC1 kinase family protein, producing the protein MDRVPAHRMLLRACALGVAAVVESAVTLPAYACVRVVAGRSRARRLVYRRLTRRVQALGPTFVKFAQIAGSRRDMLPPDLCDELSRLHDRVRPVSRRQAERAWRRAYGRPVPPFLARLDPGPMAGGSIACVYRGVLPDGRVVALKLKRPGIDRVMRADLALIRRLARGAERLSRLRGMPVADLVGYVSEAILGQLDFQREAANIVTLRENLARVPDVDIPALHPELSRPTCLVFDYIPDLDAGTPQALPDAVRARLASAVLAAAHKMMFVDGFVHCDLHPGNVYVLPRGRAVILDAGYSVRLPEDVRKLIGEFFTCLALGDGRRCGEIMLASMADAPDAGRPGHAPGRAGEAFVADIAALVERSAGPGRAFDMASFGNGVFEVQSAHRLYAAADFAFPVMSLMILESTVRGLWPGVDFQQVGSSAGC; encoded by the coding sequence ATGGACCGAGTCCCCGCACACCGGATGCTGCTGCGCGCGTGCGCCCTGGGTGTGGCAGCGGTCGTGGAATCGGCGGTGACATTGCCGGCCTACGCGTGCGTCCGGGTCGTCGCCGGCCGGTCGCGGGCCCGGCGGCTGGTGTACCGCCGGCTCACCCGCCGGGTGCAGGCGCTCGGCCCGACCTTCGTGAAGTTCGCCCAGATCGCGGGTAGTCGGCGCGACATGCTGCCGCCGGACCTGTGCGACGAGCTGTCCCGGCTGCACGACCGCGTCCGGCCCGTCTCGCGCCGCCAGGCGGAGCGGGCGTGGCGCCGGGCGTACGGCCGGCCCGTCCCGCCGTTCCTGGCCCGGCTCGACCCCGGCCCGATGGCGGGCGGCAGCATCGCCTGCGTCTACCGCGGGGTGCTGCCCGACGGGCGCGTGGTGGCTCTGAAGCTCAAGCGGCCCGGTATCGACCGCGTCATGCGCGCGGACCTGGCTCTGATCCGCCGGCTCGCGCGCGGGGCCGAACGGCTGTCGCGGCTGCGCGGCATGCCGGTGGCCGACCTCGTCGGATACGTCAGCGAGGCCATCCTGGGGCAGCTCGACTTCCAGCGGGAGGCCGCGAACATCGTGACGCTGCGGGAGAACCTCGCCCGCGTTCCCGACGTGGACATCCCCGCTCTGCACCCGGAACTCTCCCGCCCCACCTGCCTGGTGTTCGACTACATCCCGGACCTGGACGCCGGTACCCCGCAAGCCCTGCCGGACGCGGTGCGGGCCCGCCTCGCATCGGCCGTACTGGCCGCCGCGCACAAGATGATGTTCGTGGACGGCTTCGTCCACTGCGACCTGCACCCGGGCAACGTCTACGTGCTGCCGCGGGGCCGGGCCGTGATTCTGGACGCCGGCTACAGCGTCCGGCTGCCGGAGGACGTACGGAAGCTGATCGGTGAGTTCTTCACCTGCCTGGCCCTGGGCGACGGGCGCCGGTGCGGGGAGATCATGCTGGCGAGCATGGCCGACGCACCGGACGCGGGGCGGCCCGGGCACGCCCCGGGCCGGGCCGGGGAGGCGTTCGTGGCGGACATCGCCGCGCTGGTGGAGCGCTCGGCGGGGCCCGGACGCGCCTTCGACATGGCGTCCTTCGGCAACGGCGTCTTCGAGGTGCAGAGCGCCCACCGCCTCTACGCGGCCGCGGACTTCGCCTTCCCCGTCATGTCCCTGATGATCCTGGAGAGCACGGTCCGCGGCCTGTGGCCGGGGGTGGACTTCCAGCAGGTGGGATCGTCGGCCGGCTGCTGA
- a CDS encoding ester cyclase, whose protein sequence is MGSTEQEHTRQQNKALVRQLIDTWNRGDLAGMTRFWSPGMVHHGRDGRPLAAVDVAAEMNRFMQAFPDLHFTVHSLVAEGDLVATRLTVEATHKGEYLGLPPTGRTVRCPLLGQLRIVDGAVVEHWGVADGLYLLEQLGLLPPELLRATA, encoded by the coding sequence ATGGGGTCCACCGAGCAGGAGCACACCCGGCAGCAGAACAAGGCGCTGGTCCGGCAGTTGATCGACACCTGGAACCGCGGTGACCTGGCGGGTATGACGCGCTTCTGGTCGCCCGGCATGGTGCACCACGGCCGGGACGGCCGGCCGCTGGCGGCCGTGGACGTGGCCGCGGAGATGAACCGCTTCATGCAGGCCTTTCCCGACCTGCACTTCACCGTGCACAGCCTGGTGGCGGAGGGCGACCTGGTGGCGACCCGGCTCACCGTGGAGGCCACCCACAAGGGCGAGTACCTGGGCCTGCCGCCGACCGGCCGCACGGTGCGCTGTCCGCTGCTCGGCCAGTTGCGCATCGTGGACGGCGCCGTCGTCGAGCACTGGGGGGTCGCGGACGGGTTGTACCTGCTGGAGCAGCTCGGCCTGCTGCCGCCCGAATTGCTGCGGGCCACCGCCTGA
- a CDS encoding FAD-dependent monooxygenase, protein MRRLRAVVVGAGPAGLATAALLRRAGLEVLLLERDPGGTAVARGTALTLWPNAFTALAAIGAAQAVRARSAPAAGLAMRTARGTTLQYLSPAVMEARCGGTGRALLRADLMAALRSLHPPGAVRHGAHCVGVRQERGTVAAVLADGTAAEADVLIGADGIRSRVRGALFGGDDLRYGGYAVARGVAHRAEPGHPALLTLGRGRQFGLFPLPDGRMYWFAAFAAPEGTAEAGPGCLAFLAERFGRWHAPIPQVLAATGAADVTVTDIHDRRPLRHWGRGAVTLVGDAAHPSAPAMGQGTCQALEDAVVLARCLAGADGPDDVPSALGAYTARRRRRAHGVTRQSRWTGRLGQWQAPVLCAVRDGLVRATPTAAQVRALRTMFAFDPT, encoded by the coding sequence GTGAGACGCCTGCGCGCCGTGGTCGTCGGGGCCGGCCCGGCGGGCCTGGCCACCGCGGCACTGCTGCGCCGCGCCGGGCTGGAGGTGCTGCTGCTGGAACGCGACCCGGGCGGCACCGCGGTCGCCCGGGGCACCGCGCTGACCCTGTGGCCCAACGCCTTCACCGCCCTGGCGGCGATCGGTGCCGCGCAGGCGGTACGGGCCCGCAGCGCGCCCGCGGCGGGCCTCGCGATGCGCACGGCGCGCGGCACCACCCTGCAGTACCTCTCCCCCGCCGTGATGGAGGCCCGGTGCGGGGGTACGGGCCGGGCGCTGCTGCGCGCCGACCTCATGGCCGCGCTCCGCTCGTTGCACCCGCCGGGCGCGGTACGCCACGGGGCGCACTGCGTCGGTGTGCGCCAGGAGCGGGGGACGGTCGCCGCCGTGCTCGCCGACGGCACGGCGGCCGAGGCCGACGTGCTGATCGGCGCGGACGGCATCCGCTCACGGGTACGGGGCGCGCTCTTCGGCGGTGACGACCTGCGCTACGGCGGCTACGCGGTGGCGCGCGGCGTGGCCCACCGGGCAGAGCCCGGACATCCGGCGCTGCTGACTCTGGGCCGGGGCCGGCAGTTCGGGCTCTTCCCCCTGCCGGACGGACGGATGTACTGGTTCGCGGCCTTCGCCGCTCCCGAGGGCACCGCCGAGGCGGGCCCGGGGTGCCTGGCGTTCCTGGCGGAACGCTTCGGCCGCTGGCACGCCCCGATTCCACAGGTGCTGGCGGCCACCGGCGCCGCGGACGTCACGGTCACCGACATCCACGACCGCCGCCCGCTGCGGCACTGGGGGCGCGGCGCGGTGACGCTCGTCGGGGACGCCGCACATCCCAGCGCCCCGGCAATGGGGCAGGGCACCTGCCAGGCCCTCGAGGACGCGGTCGTCCTGGCCCGCTGCCTGGCCGGCGCCGACGGTCCCGACGACGTGCCGTCCGCCCTGGGCGCGTACACCGCCCGGCGCAGGCGGCGGGCCCACGGTGTCACCCGCCAGTCCCGCTGGACGGGCCGGCTCGGGCAGTGGCAGGCCCCCGTGCTGTGTGCGGTGCGCGACGGCCTGGTCCGGGCCACCCCCACGGCGGCACAGGTGCGCGCCCTGCGCACCATGTTCGCCTTCGACCCGACGTGA
- a CDS encoding alpha/beta fold hydrolase, with protein sequence MNELRTDRRTDAIRDFQSQSLLWSPADEEALNGLECAELAVPLDYADPGGRALTLGLVRSLATSSERRRGVLLVGPGDDLGNRGTLLGAQLVRTLPKEVLAQYDVVAFDHRFMGRSSPVVCGLEPEERLWVFHQPRDFAHEVRFQAEVAAKVAEHALDILPYANSRNIARDMEVIRGALGEERLSYLGYSYGTYLGAVWTQMFGEHADRVVLDSICSPDWVWRGLFTDFPPNGERALSRWTRWAARRDAELRLGRTPGEVRAAYDRLLARADGGADVSVAGFPLDRTLVRLVVVGMLNSDLNYDHLGDVLRSAVHGAALEPPTLAFLAGMFGQPKEESGTVAQLAILAGDWAWPRRLGPYERDMNQAARRYPFTGAALSGIKATAFWPVPPSEPVTPLGPGNRAGSILLVQSAEDMSTPHAAAVRMREVLRHNSRLVTVADTAHHRVFPFYGNPGADELVTTYLTDGALPAADVICPNPQPQI encoded by the coding sequence ATGAACGAGTTGCGCACCGACCGGCGTACCGACGCCATCCGCGACTTCCAGTCCCAGTCGCTGCTCTGGTCACCCGCCGACGAGGAAGCCCTGAACGGCCTGGAGTGCGCGGAGCTGGCCGTACCGCTCGACTACGCCGACCCCGGCGGCCGTGCCCTCACCCTCGGCCTGGTGCGCTCGCTCGCGACCTCGTCCGAGCGGCGGCGCGGCGTGCTGCTGGTCGGGCCCGGCGACGATCTGGGCAACCGGGGCACCCTGCTCGGGGCCCAGCTGGTGCGGACGCTGCCGAAGGAGGTGCTGGCCCAGTACGACGTCGTGGCGTTCGACCACCGTTTCATGGGCCGCAGCAGCCCGGTGGTGTGCGGGCTGGAGCCGGAGGAACGCCTGTGGGTCTTCCACCAGCCCCGCGACTTCGCCCATGAGGTCCGCTTCCAGGCCGAGGTGGCGGCGAAGGTCGCCGAGCACGCCCTGGACATCCTGCCGTACGCCAACTCCCGCAACATCGCCCGCGACATGGAGGTCATCCGCGGTGCGCTGGGTGAGGAGCGCCTCTCCTACCTCGGCTACTCCTACGGCACGTACCTCGGCGCGGTGTGGACGCAGATGTTCGGCGAGCACGCGGACCGGGTGGTGCTCGACAGCATCTGCAGCCCCGACTGGGTGTGGCGCGGCCTGTTCACCGACTTCCCGCCCAACGGCGAGCGTGCCCTGTCCCGCTGGACGCGCTGGGCCGCGCGCCGCGACGCCGAGCTCCGCCTCGGCCGCACCCCGGGCGAGGTGCGGGCGGCCTACGACCGGCTGCTGGCGCGGGCCGACGGGGGCGCGGACGTCTCGGTGGCGGGCTTCCCCCTGGACCGTACGCTGGTCCGTCTCGTCGTCGTCGGGATGCTCAACAGCGACCTCAACTACGACCACCTCGGCGACGTCCTGCGTTCCGCCGTGCACGGCGCCGCCCTGGAACCGCCGACGCTGGCTTTCCTCGCGGGCATGTTCGGGCAGCCCAAGGAGGAGAGCGGCACGGTGGCCCAGCTGGCGATCCTCGCCGGCGACTGGGCCTGGCCGCGCCGACTGGGCCCGTACGAGCGGGACATGAACCAGGCGGCCCGCAGGTACCCCTTCACCGGGGCCGCGCTGTCGGGGATCAAGGCGACGGCGTTCTGGCCGGTGCCTCCGAGCGAGCCGGTGACGCCGCTGGGGCCGGGCAACCGCGCCGGCAGCATCCTGCTCGTGCAGTCCGCGGAGGACATGTCCACCCCGCACGCCGCCGCCGTGCGCATGCGCGAGGTGCTGCGGCACAACTCGCGACTGGTCACCGTGGCGGACACCGCGCACCACCGGGTCTTCCCGTTCTACGGCAACCCCGGCGCCGACGAGCTCGTCACCACCTACCTGACCGACGGTGCGCTCCCGGCGGCCGACGTCATCTGCCCCAATCCGCAGCCGCAGATCTGA
- a CDS encoding alpha/beta fold hydrolase: MSVPWQPATEDALVGLDTATVTVPVDHARPGVGRTVDLALARHRARDGKLRQGVLLVGPDDPGNRGTLLVPQLTAVLPPDVLDRFDIVGFDHRFSGRSDPLSCGLTPDEWLWIFHRPLAFDDEARYQRGIVERCFAEAGDVLPHLTSRNIARDMDVIRRTLGEERVSYLGHSYGSYLGAVWTQLFGEHADRVVLDSVIDPGSVWRRMFLDYAEACESTLGDWAQWAAGRHADLDLGTTAPVVRERLDRLVERADREPLPVAGLPVVDGTMLRLVTMVLLSSDRAWGFLGDVLSAAAHGTEAREETRLALGAMFGRGKDESGAVAQLAVLGADAPWPRDLGVYRRDMATARARHPFIGPAMAAPKAGAFWPRPPLEPVTAFGPGNRAESVLLVRSERGMFTPARGAARLRELLPHNSRLVTLAGAAHHRVYPFYGDRHINEAVTAYLLTGKLPDTDTTFTAEESGR, translated from the coding sequence ATGTCCGTCCCATGGCAGCCCGCCACCGAAGACGCCCTCGTGGGCCTCGACACCGCCACGGTCACCGTTCCCGTGGACCACGCCCGCCCGGGCGTCGGCCGTACCGTCGATCTCGCTCTCGCCCGTCACCGCGCCCGCGACGGGAAACTCCGCCAGGGCGTGCTGCTCGTCGGCCCCGACGACCCCGGCAACCGCGGCACTCTCCTCGTACCGCAGCTCACCGCGGTCCTGCCGCCCGACGTGCTCGACCGGTTCGACATCGTCGGCTTCGACCACCGCTTCAGTGGCCGCAGTGACCCGCTGTCCTGCGGTCTGACACCCGACGAGTGGCTGTGGATCTTCCACCGCCCGCTCGCCTTCGACGACGAGGCCCGGTACCAGCGCGGCATCGTCGAGCGCTGCTTCGCCGAGGCGGGGGACGTCCTGCCGCACCTCACCTCGCGCAACATCGCCCGCGACATGGACGTGATCCGCCGCACGCTGGGCGAGGAGCGCGTCTCCTACCTGGGCCACTCCTACGGCAGTTACCTGGGCGCGGTGTGGACGCAACTGTTCGGCGAGCACGCCGACCGCGTCGTCCTCGACAGCGTCATCGACCCCGGCTCCGTGTGGCGCCGGATGTTCCTGGACTACGCCGAAGCCTGCGAGTCCACGCTGGGCGACTGGGCGCAGTGGGCCGCCGGACGCCACGCCGACCTGGACCTGGGCACCACGGCGCCCGTCGTACGGGAGCGGTTGGACCGGCTCGTCGAGCGGGCCGACCGGGAGCCGCTGCCGGTCGCCGGCCTGCCGGTGGTGGACGGCACGATGCTGCGGCTGGTCACCATGGTGCTGCTGAGCAGCGACCGGGCGTGGGGCTTCCTCGGCGACGTGCTGAGCGCCGCGGCCCACGGCACCGAGGCGCGGGAGGAGACGCGCCTGGCGCTGGGCGCCATGTTCGGGCGCGGCAAGGACGAGAGCGGGGCCGTCGCCCAATTGGCGGTCCTCGGCGCCGACGCGCCCTGGCCGCGCGACCTGGGCGTCTACCGCCGCGACATGGCCACCGCCCGCGCCCGGCATCCGTTCATCGGCCCGGCGATGGCCGCACCGAAGGCCGGCGCTTTCTGGCCCCGGCCACCGCTGGAGCCGGTGACCGCCTTCGGCCCCGGCAACCGAGCGGAGAGCGTGCTGCTGGTGCGCTCGGAGCGGGGGATGTTCACCCCCGCCCGGGGCGCGGCCCGGCTGAGGGAGCTGCTGCCGCACAACTCCCGCCTGGTCACCCTCGCCGGCGCGGCGCACCACCGGGTCTATCCCTTCTACGGCGACCGGCACATCAACGAGGCGGTCACCGCCTACCTGCTCACCGGCAAGCTGCCGGACACGGACACGACCTTCACGGCGGAGGAGAGCGGCCGATGA
- a CDS encoding winged helix-turn-helix transcriptional regulator, translating into MKGKRNYGQFCGLAAGLDVVGERWTLLIVRELLIGPARFNEILGNLPGLGPNLLTERLRALDERGVLESAAVPGDGRGRQYRLTPRGEQLREPMLMLARWGMAFLCEADATTGVVRPAWGILAVQAMIHGRPVPAVEESYEFRVADETFHIEVADGRAVTRRGPAAEPALVATTDAETFVSIGADTRTPFEALLSGRLRIEGDPQAVRRCVEFMGLLDAPGRPPVVPGASAATAPPG; encoded by the coding sequence ATGAAGGGCAAGCGCAATTACGGGCAGTTCTGCGGGCTCGCGGCCGGCCTCGACGTCGTCGGCGAGCGCTGGACGCTGCTGATCGTGCGCGAACTCCTCATCGGACCAGCCCGGTTCAACGAAATCCTGGGCAACCTCCCCGGGCTCGGCCCCAATCTGCTCACGGAACGGCTGCGCGCGCTCGACGAGCGGGGGGTGCTGGAGTCGGCGGCCGTGCCCGGCGACGGGCGGGGCAGGCAGTACCGGCTCACGCCGCGCGGTGAGCAGTTGCGCGAGCCGATGCTGATGCTCGCCCGCTGGGGCATGGCGTTCCTCTGCGAGGCCGATGCCACCACCGGTGTCGTGCGGCCCGCCTGGGGCATCCTGGCCGTCCAGGCGATGATCCACGGCCGGCCGGTGCCGGCGGTCGAGGAGAGCTACGAGTTCCGCGTGGCCGACGAGACGTTCCACATCGAGGTGGCGGACGGGCGCGCGGTCACCCGGCGCGGGCCCGCCGCGGAGCCGGCCCTGGTGGCCACCACCGACGCGGAGACGTTCGTGAGCATCGGCGCCGACACGCGCACGCCCTTCGAGGCGCTGCTCTCCGGGCGGCTGCGGATCGAGGGGGACCCGCAGGCAGTGCGGCGCTGCGTGGAGTTCATGGGGCTGCTCGACGCCCCCGGCCGCCCGCCCGTGGTACCGGGAGCGTCGGCGGCCACCGCACCACCCGGCTGA
- a CDS encoding ester cyclase, protein MTHDTTAASRKSAYEETVRRFRRAVLFTRDFSAVSEVLTPDFTDHFAPPWDPPGRDGVAHRFAQAAHALTTRRVEVLTSVCEADILAQAILLHFEHTGEFMGLPPTGRTFTIGGSNTFRFRAGRIAEHWGVFDVAKIPDLLAPAPGREGGWASMWDTDAPPGSGGRP, encoded by the coding sequence ATGACGCACGACACCACCGCGGCAAGCCGGAAATCCGCATACGAGGAAACGGTCCGCCGATTCCGGAGGGCAGTGCTTTTCACCCGGGATTTCTCGGCGGTCTCCGAGGTCCTCACGCCGGACTTCACCGACCACTTCGCCCCGCCCTGGGATCCCCCGGGCCGCGACGGGGTGGCACACCGCTTCGCGCAGGCCGCCCACGCCCTGACCACGCGCCGGGTGGAGGTGCTCACCTCGGTGTGCGAGGCGGACATCCTCGCCCAGGCGATCCTGCTGCACTTCGAGCACACCGGCGAGTTCATGGGCCTGCCGCCCACCGGCCGCACCTTCACCATCGGCGGCTCCAACACCTTCCGCTTCCGGGCCGGCCGGATCGCCGAGCACTGGGGCGTGTTCGACGTCGCGAAGATCCCCGACCTGCTGGCCCCGGCCCCCGGCCGGGAGGGCGGCTGGGCGTCCATGTGGGACACGGACGCGCCGCCGGGCAGCGGAGGGCGCCCGTGA
- a CDS encoding VOC family protein — translation MISHIGTVDVFVNDQDKAVDFYVNILGFELRADHNLGPMRWIEVAPAGSQARIVLCTKDFPVYREGNIGRFTDIQLVTEDIKSTHEELVRRGVRFTHEPQQMPFGVTTATFADPDGNEFNLLQPAG, via the coding sequence ATGATCTCGCACATCGGAACCGTCGACGTCTTCGTCAACGACCAGGACAAGGCAGTCGACTTCTACGTCAACATCCTCGGCTTCGAGCTCCGCGCCGATCACAACCTCGGGCCCATGCGCTGGATCGAGGTCGCGCCGGCCGGCTCCCAGGCCCGGATCGTGCTGTGCACCAAGGACTTCCCGGTCTACCGGGAGGGCAACATCGGCCGGTTCACCGACATCCAGCTCGTCACCGAGGACATCAAGTCCACCCACGAGGAGCTCGTCCGGCGCGGAGTGCGCTTCACGCACGAGCCGCAGCAGATGCCGTTCGGCGTGACGACCGCGACGTTCGCCGACCCGGACGGGAACGAGTTCAACCTGCTGCAGCCGGCCGGCTGA